In Pseudovibrio brasiliensis, the following are encoded in one genomic region:
- a CDS encoding glutathione S-transferase family protein yields MIILRTSPTSPYGRKARIAAAVLGLEDQIKVDWADTRASEGSLYEQNPLAKVPTLLLENGEIVYDSRVALELLDTLAGSGKIIPAGEARISALTKQAMADGITDAAIQAQIETRNHPEEHWNAVWIERQQGKVNRTLKAFNDQPLPTPAQTNGIPDCAQIALACSLGYLDLRANGDWRRENPELVRWHDAFVEQVPAYNETLAPEMLERS; encoded by the coding sequence ATGATCATCCTTCGCACATCACCAACCTCTCCTTATGGGAGGAAGGCTCGTATTGCTGCAGCTGTTCTCGGCCTTGAAGATCAGATCAAAGTCGACTGGGCAGACACCCGAGCCTCTGAAGGGTCTTTGTACGAGCAGAACCCGCTTGCAAAAGTCCCGACACTCCTTCTTGAAAACGGCGAGATCGTTTACGACAGCCGCGTTGCGCTGGAGCTGCTCGACACGCTCGCAGGCAGCGGCAAGATCATCCCAGCAGGTGAAGCACGCATCTCAGCGCTGACAAAGCAGGCAATGGCGGATGGCATCACGGATGCAGCCATTCAGGCGCAGATCGAAACCAGAAATCATCCTGAAGAACACTGGAACGCAGTCTGGATCGAGCGGCAACAAGGCAAGGTCAACCGCACACTCAAAGCGTTCAATGACCAACCGCTTCCAACGCCAGCACAAACCAATGGCATCCCGGACTGCGCTCAAATCGCTCTGGCATGTTCACTGGGCTACTTGGACTTGCGGGCCAACGGCGACTGGCGCCGCGAAAATCCGGAGCTCGTACGCTGGCATGACGCCTTTGTAGAGCAAGTGCCTGCCTACAATGAAACACTGGCACCAGAGATGCTTGAAAGAAGCTAA
- a CDS encoding MBL fold metallo-hydrolase, producing MSDASNKADLSGIQITVVPVTAFQQNCSIVWNKNTQKAVVVDPGGDVDHILAALKELGVTVEHILITHGHIDHIGGAAELAETLGVKVIGPHEADRPLIDRVEDQAKQFGLDAVRKVEPDQWLVEGDVVTAGGAEFQVLHCPGHAPGHVVFYNTDLKLAISGDVLFAGSIGRTDLPGGDHDTLIASIKEKLLPLGDDITFLPGHGPASSLGHERLNNPYLK from the coding sequence ATGAGTGATGCCAGCAATAAAGCAGATCTGTCAGGAATTCAGATTACTGTTGTCCCGGTCACTGCCTTCCAGCAGAACTGTAGCATCGTCTGGAACAAGAATACGCAAAAAGCAGTTGTTGTTGATCCGGGTGGGGATGTTGACCACATCCTTGCTGCGTTGAAAGAGCTTGGTGTTACTGTTGAACATATCCTCATCACTCACGGGCATATCGATCATATTGGCGGAGCTGCGGAGCTGGCGGAAACTTTGGGTGTGAAAGTGATTGGCCCGCATGAAGCTGACCGTCCACTGATTGACCGCGTTGAAGATCAGGCGAAGCAGTTTGGTCTAGATGCGGTGCGTAAAGTTGAACCAGATCAGTGGCTTGTCGAAGGGGACGTAGTCACTGCCGGTGGTGCTGAGTTTCAGGTTCTGCATTGCCCAGGCCATGCTCCGGGACACGTTGTCTTCTACAATACAGACCTGAAGCTGGCGATTTCCGGTGATGTTCTGTTTGCTGGCTCTATCGGGCGTACCGATCTGCCGGGTGGTGATCATGATACGCTGATTGCATCTATCAAAGAGAAGCTTTTACCGCTGGGTGATGACATTACGTTCTTGCCGGGACATGGTCCTGCGTCTTCGCTTGGTCATGAGCGGCTGAACAACCCATATCTGAAGTAA
- a CDS encoding cold-shock protein, with the protein MHNGNSGRRPRSKRGGKREFGDSQNFGPEFGAPAYFPGDSERNAYAPPVMENERRGPYGNRNSGGFGGDRNNGYRASGHGDGDRGGYGNRGGGGGGGFRDGPNGGGGGRRSYPPVERGPRQSGTVKFFKLDKGFGFITPDEGENDVFVHISAVERSGLTTLDSGQRISFETEPDRRGKGPKAVELRLEDGPAASSEDSQSQPEMNNDFDSMGQD; encoded by the coding sequence ATGCATAATGGGAATTCGGGTCGTCGTCCACGCAGCAAGCGAGGCGGCAAGCGCGAATTTGGGGATTCGCAGAATTTCGGCCCGGAGTTTGGGGCACCAGCTTATTTTCCAGGAGATTCCGAGCGCAATGCCTACGCGCCTCCAGTGATGGAAAATGAACGCAGAGGCCCCTATGGGAACCGCAACTCGGGAGGGTTTGGCGGTGACCGGAATAACGGTTATCGCGCAAGCGGACACGGAGATGGTGACCGCGGCGGATATGGCAATCGCGGTGGCGGCGGAGGCGGTGGCTTCCGTGATGGTCCAAACGGTGGTGGCGGCGGTCGACGCAGCTATCCTCCGGTAGAACGTGGCCCACGCCAATCAGGCACCGTTAAGTTCTTCAAACTGGATAAGGGCTTTGGCTTTATCACTCCAGATGAAGGCGAAAACGATGTATTCGTCCATATCTCAGCCGTTGAACGCTCCGGCCTGACCACGCTCGATAGCGGCCAGCGGATTTCCTTTGAGACAGAACCTGATCGCCGGGGCAAAGGTCCAAAGGCAGTTGAACTGCGACTGGAAGATGGTCCTGCAGCTTCATCTGAAGACTCTCAATCTCAGCCAGAGATGAACAACGATTTTGACAGCATGGGTCAGGACTAA
- a CDS encoding DUF1402 family protein encodes MKLPRKTSTVLLALSLILSSADLLLNPAKANVPLVVPAGNRLKIQPTIPTASATRTKAFNRTYEKKFQRILSVLKRENRLIRNIKKVASLYNIDPVHILGAIVGEHTYNYDSLDTAQGYYMKALQYARIPISFQYDGEKVWSFVERPQFDTCHREETSNSRWRCYELIWNTRFMGKRVGGIHYPREPFHRAFFRPMFAGQSFGLGQITPLTALKMNDMVSSISGLPRLNSKDASGLYKTVMDPNKSIHYTAAVLRDAINAYKQIANVDISENPGITSTLYNLGNPWERAISYRNKRRIRPAHLPRENYYGWLINERIDELRAILQ; translated from the coding sequence ATGAAGTTACCGCGTAAAACCAGTACTGTTCTTTTGGCGTTATCCCTGATATTATCAAGTGCTGACCTATTACTGAACCCAGCAAAGGCCAACGTGCCGCTTGTTGTCCCCGCTGGCAACCGGTTAAAGATCCAGCCAACAATCCCAACTGCATCCGCAACTCGCACCAAAGCGTTCAATCGAACCTACGAGAAGAAGTTCCAGCGTATCCTCTCTGTCCTTAAAAGAGAAAACCGCCTGATCCGGAACATCAAAAAAGTCGCTTCTCTCTATAATATTGATCCCGTTCACATCCTCGGCGCCATCGTCGGCGAGCACACCTACAATTACGACAGCCTCGACACCGCACAGGGCTATTATATGAAAGCCCTGCAATACGCCCGAATTCCCATTTCATTTCAATATGATGGCGAAAAGGTCTGGAGCTTTGTTGAGCGCCCGCAGTTTGATACTTGCCACCGCGAAGAGACCAGTAACAGTCGTTGGAGATGCTATGAACTCATCTGGAACACCAGGTTCATGGGCAAACGCGTTGGTGGCATCCATTATCCCAGAGAGCCATTCCACCGCGCATTTTTCCGCCCAATGTTCGCCGGTCAAAGCTTTGGCTTAGGTCAGATAACTCCGCTGACCGCTTTGAAAATGAACGATATGGTCAGCAGCATCAGCGGCCTCCCGAGGCTCAACTCCAAAGACGCTTCAGGACTTTATAAAACAGTGATGGACCCGAACAAGTCCATCCACTACACCGCCGCTGTTTTAAGAGACGCAATCAACGCCTACAAGCAGATCGCGAACGTCGACATCTCTGAGAACCCTGGGATCACCTCCACGCTCTATAACCTTGGAAACCCTTGGGAACGCGCGATTTCTTACAGAAACAAGCGTCGCATCAGACCAGCTCATCTGCCCCGCGAGAACTATTACGGCTGGCTGATCAATGAGCGCATTGATGAGCTCAGAGCAATCCTGCAATAA
- a CDS encoding 23S rRNA (adenine(2030)-N(6))-methyltransferase RlmJ, translating to MNYRHIYHAGNIGDVLKHVVLANILKYLQKKDGAYRVLDTHAGIGLYDLTSEKAQKTGEWQQGVGKVLENIDAASDQVKEVLAPWLETVENLNPGGGVQFYPGSPEIACMLARKQDRLTLTELHPEDFEELKNNYGGDKKVKVIALDAWLALGSFLPPKERRGLVLIDPAFEVEDEFKRLAEGVIRGWKRWQTGTFAIWYPVKNQRVVNQLIATLEEAGIRNAVKLELSAGQISDDRPMKSSGMLVINPPWTLTRDMNTALPWLCQTLSQGKGAEWSVKQVIAE from the coding sequence ATGAACTACCGGCACATTTATCATGCAGGCAACATCGGCGATGTCCTCAAACACGTCGTTCTTGCCAACATCCTGAAGTACCTCCAGAAAAAAGATGGAGCCTACCGGGTGCTCGATACGCATGCCGGTATCGGCCTGTATGACCTGACCTCAGAAAAAGCACAGAAAACCGGTGAATGGCAGCAGGGCGTCGGCAAAGTGTTGGAGAACATCGATGCCGCTTCTGACCAAGTGAAGGAAGTCCTCGCCCCGTGGCTCGAAACCGTTGAGAATCTCAACCCGGGTGGTGGCGTCCAGTTCTATCCAGGCTCCCCGGAAATTGCCTGTATGCTTGCCAGAAAGCAGGATCGCCTGACGCTGACAGAACTTCATCCAGAAGATTTTGAAGAGCTGAAGAACAATTACGGCGGGGACAAAAAGGTCAAGGTGATTGCACTGGATGCTTGGCTGGCATTGGGTAGCTTCCTCCCCCCAAAAGAAAGACGCGGCCTTGTACTGATCGATCCGGCTTTCGAGGTGGAAGACGAGTTCAAGCGTCTGGCTGAGGGAGTCATCCGCGGCTGGAAGCGCTGGCAAACCGGCACATTCGCAATCTGGTATCCGGTCAAAAACCAGCGTGTCGTCAACCAACTCATTGCAACACTTGAAGAAGCTGGCATCCGCAACGCTGTAAAGCTGGAACTCTCCGCAGGCCAGATCAGCGATGACAGACCAATGAAGTCCAGTGGCATGCTGGTCATCAATCCCCCTTGGACGCTCACAAGAGACATGAACACAGCCCTGCCATGGCTTTGTCAGACTCTTTCTCAGGGCAAAGGTGCAGAATGGTCTGTGAAGCAGGTCATTGCTGAGTAA
- a CDS encoding glutathione S-transferase family protein: protein MQTLRSSSASPFGRKIKLALYVLGFADKVNVEVAKTLDPNDTLRQQNPLGKIPCLILEDGNVLYDSRVITEYLDYMAGGEKLIPAGAERFDILTKQALADGICDAAIQIVYEGRMRPEEKKHQDWVDYQQAKVDRALTAFENTPLPQVQHNSPDAAQIALACALGYLDLRFAGEWRKSYPKLVAWLDDFASSVPAYDKTKPEPGA, encoded by the coding sequence ATGCAAACTCTTCGTTCCTCCAGCGCTTCTCCATTTGGTCGCAAAATCAAGCTTGCGCTATATGTGTTAGGCTTCGCAGACAAAGTGAACGTGGAAGTCGCTAAGACACTGGATCCAAACGATACGCTGCGCCAGCAAAACCCGCTCGGCAAGATCCCGTGTCTCATTCTTGAAGACGGCAACGTACTCTATGATAGCCGCGTGATCACCGAGTATCTGGACTACATGGCAGGCGGTGAAAAGCTGATCCCTGCCGGAGCTGAACGCTTCGACATCCTCACCAAACAAGCACTTGCAGATGGCATCTGTGATGCAGCTATTCAGATCGTCTATGAAGGCCGTATGCGCCCTGAAGAAAAGAAGCATCAGGATTGGGTAGACTACCAGCAAGCCAAAGTAGATCGCGCTCTCACAGCCTTTGAAAACACCCCACTCCCACAGGTTCAGCACAACTCACCAGATGCTGCACAGATCGCTCTGGCTTGCGCGCTCGGATATCTTGACCTTCGCTTTGCAGGTGAATGGCGCAAGTCCTATCCAAAACTCGTCGCTTGGCTTGATGACTTCGCATCCAGCGTCCCAGCCTACGACAAAACTAAGCCTGAGCCAGGAGCATAA
- the hemG gene encoding menaquinone-dependent protoporphyrinogen IX dehydrogenase, with translation MKHYLAYASHDGQTRKIIGKISEILELKGEKVVFLPLATGMEPLPSDLQDASILIGAPIRYGFHLKPIRQFVQQNLNELNAAHAAFFSVNLTARKAEKSTPETNAYIRKFLEKSKFQPKQAAVFAGALNYPNYKPWDRLMIQLIMKMTNGPTDPSLSIEFTDWRAVERFAVELASPREARAL, from the coding sequence ATGAAACACTATCTCGCCTACGCAAGCCATGATGGCCAAACCAGAAAAATAATTGGCAAGATCTCAGAGATTCTTGAACTTAAAGGAGAAAAGGTTGTCTTCCTCCCCCTTGCAACGGGGATGGAGCCACTCCCCTCTGATCTGCAAGATGCCAGCATTCTGATCGGTGCACCTATCCGCTACGGCTTCCATCTCAAACCTATACGCCAGTTCGTACAGCAAAACCTGAACGAACTAAACGCAGCTCATGCTGCCTTCTTCTCAGTCAATCTGACAGCTCGAAAAGCCGAGAAGAGCACGCCAGAAACCAACGCATACATCAGGAAGTTCCTCGAAAAATCAAAGTTTCAGCCAAAACAGGCTGCTGTCTTTGCAGGTGCGCTCAACTACCCCAATTACAAACCGTGGGATCGCCTGATGATCCAGCTCATTATGAAGATGACCAACGGTCCAACAGACCCGTCCCTCTCCATCGAGTTCACGGATTGGCGAGCGGTTGAACGCTTCGCAGTAGAACTCGCAAGCCCACGAGAGGCACGGGCACTTTAG
- a CDS encoding outer membrane protein, translating into MLRIASCTAIAFGLMAGTSLAADLPQPVQPSQPEISYETPATFSAYDWSGAYIGANAGWGFLGADGKSGASGALDDDQNGVTAGVHAGYNFMVAPSVVLGGEADIQYNDLEEKSAGVELQSDWNATVRARAGYALDRTLVYGTGGAAFKDLTAKSSAGKDEKTAIGYVVGAGVEHAVTDTLTARLEYLYQDFGDQKFDFGGTTEKTKIDENLVRAGVSMKF; encoded by the coding sequence ATGCTGCGTATTGCGTCTTGTACCGCTATTGCTTTCGGTCTGATGGCCGGCACTTCCCTTGCTGCTGACCTCCCTCAGCCAGTGCAGCCAAGTCAGCCAGAAATTTCTTATGAAACACCAGCGACCTTTTCTGCGTATGACTGGTCCGGCGCTTACATTGGTGCCAACGCTGGCTGGGGATTCCTCGGCGCTGATGGCAAAAGCGGTGCATCCGGTGCTCTGGATGACGACCAGAACGGTGTAACTGCAGGCGTTCACGCTGGTTACAACTTCATGGTTGCTCCTAGCGTTGTGCTGGGTGGTGAAGCTGACATTCAGTACAATGACCTTGAAGAGAAAAGCGCTGGCGTAGAGCTGCAGTCTGACTGGAATGCGACTGTTCGCGCTCGTGCTGGTTACGCTCTTGACCGTACCCTTGTATACGGTACAGGTGGTGCTGCATTCAAAGACCTGACTGCAAAATCTTCTGCAGGCAAGGATGAGAAAACTGCGATTGGCTACGTTGTAGGTGCTGGTGTTGAACATGCAGTAACCGACACTTTGACTGCTCGCCTCGAATACCTCTACCAGGATTTCGGCGACCAGAAGTTTGACTTCGGTGGTACTACTGAAAAAACCAAAATCGATGAAAATCTGGTACGCGCAGGCGTGTCCATGAAGTTCTAA
- a CDS encoding calcium/sodium antiporter — MLFSYAALLGGLALLIFAGDLLVRGAVSIAQALGIPTLIIGLTIVAFGTSAPELFISLKAAFDGVSGVAIGNVVGSNIANVLLVLGVPALIATTPCDENGAQRNALFMLVVSVIFAALCFMGTLTHYAGIGLLILLAIFLGDSVRATKKHKKENGSCCTTSSDDDEEDDLDVDSVPENKGIAALFLILGLIGLPLGAQLTISGATDVASSWGVSDAVIGLTVVALGTSLPELATTVMAAIRQHSAVALGNVIGSNVFNLLAIMGITVTVIPIPIPEQILVYDIWVMLACAVLLYIFAAKRLCLGKAWGIFLSVAYVAYIYGVFALDFI; from the coding sequence ATGCTTTTCTCATATGCTGCCCTCCTCGGAGGTCTCGCACTCTTGATCTTTGCCGGTGACCTGCTTGTACGCGGCGCTGTGTCAATTGCTCAGGCATTGGGAATTCCAACACTCATCATCGGCTTGACCATCGTCGCCTTTGGTACCTCTGCACCAGAACTCTTCATCTCTCTGAAGGCTGCCTTCGATGGCGTAAGCGGCGTTGCAATCGGCAATGTTGTTGGTTCTAACATCGCCAACGTTCTGCTCGTGCTCGGCGTCCCAGCCCTCATCGCCACAACACCATGCGATGAAAATGGTGCTCAGAGAAACGCCCTGTTCATGCTGGTAGTCTCTGTAATCTTCGCAGCACTTTGCTTTATGGGTACCCTTACCCACTACGCAGGCATCGGCCTTCTCATCTTGCTCGCAATCTTCCTTGGCGATTCCGTTCGCGCAACGAAGAAGCACAAGAAAGAAAACGGCTCCTGCTGCACGACAAGCTCCGACGATGATGAAGAAGATGATCTCGACGTCGATTCCGTACCGGAAAACAAAGGCATTGCAGCCCTCTTCCTGATCCTGGGCCTCATCGGCCTACCACTCGGCGCCCAGCTGACCATCTCAGGCGCGACCGACGTGGCTTCTTCCTGGGGCGTATCTGATGCTGTGATCGGCCTGACTGTCGTTGCCCTTGGCACCTCCTTGCCAGAGCTCGCCACAACCGTGATGGCAGCCATCCGTCAGCATTCCGCAGTCGCACTTGGCAACGTTATTGGCTCCAACGTCTTCAATCTACTCGCTATCATGGGTATCACGGTCACTGTTATCCCGATCCCGATCCCTGAGCAGATCCTCGTCTATGATATCTGGGTCATGCTGGCCTGTGCCGTACTGCTCTACATCTTCGCAGCCAAGCGTCTCTGCCTTGGCAAAGCATGGGGCATTTTCCTAAGCGTTGCTTACGTCGCTTACATCTACGGCGTATTTGCTCTGGATTTCATCTAA